ATAAAAGCAGTATGCATAGAATTTCTAGACAGATTTACACTTAAAGTTCAAATAATCAACAAAATCTACATGGGAAGTGGGATGAACACTGCCAAAACCAAGGCTCATGAAATGctagcaaaaggaaaaaaaaaaaaaaagaagagaagaagaaaaaagaaaaaagaacgaagaaaagaagaagaaacacaaaagaaagcaGATTAATCTATCATCTATGACCATCTGATTGTTACAACACATACCTGCCAAGACTTTCTTTGACCATGTGCGTTAATAAAACTATCCCCTTTGCTATGTATGGGTGAGTTTAAAAGTGTAAAAAGCTTATTGTTTAATTGCTTTACATTACTATGGTATGGGAGACTATACTTGCAAATAAGCTTTCTCTACTCTACATGCTATATAtctgtttaccttcatacaatGATACTACTAACCGCTGTTATCTTTATATCTTATTTTACCTGTCCATCaataattttgttcaaatcaaTTTGTAGAGATTTTAAGAATTTAATGTCCTACACAGGATATCAAGAATTTTGGTCCTATGACCTTTGTGTTAGACAATGTGCtaactatttcaactaataagCTAAATAATCACTATTTTGATTGTATATTATGAACATTTCTTTTGGAAATCATTACAcatcacatttaaaaaatttgccTTCATTCAGCTGTGCACCTTTGCTTTGCACATTTGCTTTGTGCTTATGTTCCATGAGGCATATCAGTCAAGTGCACCTTGAGCTTTTAACAGCACTGCAAAATCATCTATCCAATAGATTAATAATATGCATTTGGAAAAGTACATATAAATAGTAGAGTAAATTGCGGGTTAAATATCAGATATGACTCTGGAGGGACATATATCAATCACTATCAATGATTAGTTGGGCAGATTTGCTAAACTATGATGATTGAGGCATTCTCACAGCGTTGCGAGTGTTAGCAGTCAATTGATTGTGACAATAATTGGTGGAAAGAAGTTTTTATATCATAACTATTCCTAATAAAATTTATGTTCCATGtctatcttttaattttttttctctgtaaGTAATTTATTGCCTGTCCTTTTACTGTAGCTTGTGTTTGGATTTTAGGATTTAAAATCCAGGGATTCAAAGAATAATTACTAGTATAAATTGCTTAACATAAGTTTAACAACACATGGTGATGTGAAACTTGGAAACTTTACTGAAACAAAAGCACTTGTGATATGATGGATTTGAAATGACATCTTACATGTAGTTATTTGAAATACGAATATTAATAAAGCTCAAGTCCTCCATAAATTTCACCAagagatttttttgtttatttatttattattattttataccCTATTCAAGTTATTTAAACTAAAGATTGAAATCCAAATCCTTCTCTTTAAATTCCTTTATCCAAATGAACCAGTAATTTATTTCTCTAAGGAATTCTGAATTTCTGGTCTTCTGTCATTTAAAAGCCAAAAGGGTTTGAAATTATGAAATGGTTTCCTCTTGACCCAAGGTTTTAtgcctttttattattaaaaaaaaaaaaataaccatgAATTCGTAAAATGTACACTGTTCTAAGTTCCTGGCAAAGTGATCCTAACCCATACAAGCAGCACTTTTTTTCATGAGGTTAATTTTGATGTCTGATGATCCATCTTGAGCCTGGCTTGGATTGTTTGTTACTGTTTTTAACAGTTTTGTATAACTATTCGCAATTTTTCTATCTTGCCATTCCTATTATATATGTGATTAATCTTCAATAGCTAGGCTAAGAGGTTACGCAagagtttgttttttttttcttttaggtgGGTTGGGGGAAAGACCTGTACCATGTATGTCTTTGAATGATATGGTAAATGGTTAAGTGGCAATGGAATTACTACATTCTTTTTTACTATGTCATTTTTGGCTTGTTCGTGTCCTTTTCTCATGATGTAGtctttcttaataaatttttcttatgTAAAAAACCATGTCTACCATATTGACACTGGTTTTAATTGAATTGTGATAACAGAAATGATATTTCCTtttcagtctctctctctctctctcaacatcCTGTAGCATTATGCTTTCAGTCTATTTTGCATTTCACTTTTTTATCATCCCTTATTTTGCAGAAATTCATCCTTGGTGGGAGGTTGATATTTGGGCCAGATGCTAGATCACTGCTTGTTACATTATTGCTGATTATTGTCCCTATTGTCATCTTTTGTGTATTTGTTGCGAGGCATCTGCGGCAtgagtttttaaataataatgtGGGATATGCAATTCTGGTGGTAGCAATTGTCTTTACTATCTTTGTAAGTCGTCTTAATCTCTTATTTACTTGGTACTCAATATCTACTTATTATCATGTGATCATATACTTTGGTATTTATCCATCCTTTTGTCATCATTACCCAGCACCTAATCTTTTGTCTGAGACTACATGACAAATCCCATTATTTTTGGGTTAGGGCTTCCCCTAGATGTTCATCTATTAGGTTAGCACATGTTACTTCCCTTTAGAAGTTAGAACATATTATATTTGTTGTAACAACAGAAGTTTTGATACCAGTTTGTTGGAATTGGGGTTAGTGGAAGTGGATTCATTTTAACAAGAGATTAAACATATGGAATCCAatcttggagaagatggaaagGAGATTAGCATGTTGGAAAAAGATATATCTATCAAAAGGGAGCAGAAACACCTTAATCTTACTAGTCACAAGTCTAccaacttattttctttctttatctcCTCTTACTGTTAGCATTGCTAATGGTTTTGAGAAAATACAATGGGACTTTCTCTTGAGTGGTTTAGGAGAGGAGTTTTAAGTTTCATTTGGTTAATTGGAAGATGGTTTGCGAACCCCTTCGATATGAGGGCCAGGGAATTAGAAACTTTGAATGCTTCAACCAAGCTTTGATGGGGATGTGGCTTTGGCACTGTACCACAGAAAAGGACACTATGGAGATCAGGAGTAGATACTAAATATGGGATAGAATAGGGTGGTCGAGTTTCCAGGATGACTAATGGACCTTAATGTGTGGGCCTATGGAGACAACCGTAACAGATGGGACTGGGAGAGATTTTCTACTTCCATTAGGTTTGGAGATGGTGATATTTGTATTTGCTTTCAGCAGGATCCATGGTGTGGCGAGGTGATTCTTAAGGAGGCTTATCCCATATTATTTCAAATTGTTCAAACAAAAGTGGCTTCTGTGGGGGAGTTTAATGCATTGGAATAATGGTAATATGCATTGCGATATTATATTCAATAGGCCTATACAGGTAACAGGATTGGGAGTTGGAGCTATTgcattctttttgtttttctgtacTCCAAGCTTGAAGGGATGAGATGACTTATGTTGGACCTACTAGGTGAAACCCCATTATTAGGCTCTTTCTAATGGTCTTCCACATTTCTTTCCCTAGAAAAGTATTTGGAGGGTGAAGGTTCACAGAGTAGCTTTTTTCACGTGGACAGCTGCCAGAGTAAGATTCTCACAATGGGTAATCTTTGGAAAAGAAATATTTGTATTGTAGAGTGGTGTTGCATGTACAAGAAAAGTGGGAGTTTGTAGATCATGTGCTCCTTCATTGTGAGTTTGCATGTCATCTTTGGTCACTGGTGTTTTGTTTGTTCGAATTTCACTGGGTTATTGCCAAAAGGGTGTGGGGTTTCTACCAAAGTGCTGATTTATGGGGAGCAGTTGCTTTATGCATCATGTGGACCATTTGGAGAGAATGCAGCCAACATATATATGAAGAGGTTGAACACATTgttggatttgaattttttttttcttatgtacTATGTATGATTGGATGGCCACCCTATGTATGATTGGGTTTATTTTCTTATGTGCTTTGTAGCTGCCTTAGTGTACTCCCCGTGTGGATGGGGTACattgattttctttattttcaacaaaatttaactttttttctttttaaaaaggaaaCATTGTTTACATGTTTTGGCCAGCTCTATGCCTACATTCATGAGCAATGCCAACTAACCTTAAGTATCAATAGTATGATTTGCAACCATGCTCAATATACTAACTGTAGTCACAAAAGTTCAAAACCTATCGCAAACACAAATTTATCCGGATCCAAGGCACCTAAAACAAACACCAAATTCTTACATACTTAACACTTTCACTAACCCAAAACATCAGTACACCTAGTGATGTTCTcacccaaacaaaacaaactctTTAACTTAACTTTCAACCTTTGACAAGGACTATCAAATTGCTTCTTTGGTACAAATAAACTTTACTTCCACACCAAAAAGACCCAAACTAAGTTAAAATAGGATTATGAGACAATTTTTGACATCTAAATTCCAAACCCAAAGTATGAGATCTCAAGCGCTTCCCTTAGTAGACATGCATCATGTGGTTGGTTGCATTGCAATGGTGAGAAATATGTGTTAGGTGACCATGCACAGTTTTTCATAAGCCATTGTATTTAAGTTTCTCAAGCTTTTACATCTGTTCCGTCTCTCCTTAgtttttttcttgcaaagtgTTTTCCCTGTAAATTATAatgcaaaaataagaaaatatgtTGGTCCCACCTATATCTTGGAATGTAAGCATAATAGTTGGGTTGAAACCATCTTTTACTGGTTTCTAACCTTCTACTTGCATTTTTATggggagaaagaaaagaaaataggccaagagaaaaaaaaaaaggggggggggggacaggATACGCATACaagtttaagtttttcataataAGATAGATATGTACCAATTGAACTTAACAGCTTGAAGAGTTATAGCGATGGCCTCACCCCCCCtgaaatgtttttcattttattattattattgttggtTATGAAATATGTTCTGGATGGGTTCCTATAGTAATTCCCTCATTTTGATCTCCTAGGTTTGACATTATTTTAATCCCTTAGTTGATGTTGATAGGTCTTGGTGCTTCTTTTTCTTACTTCAGCCCGGGATCCGGGTATAATTCCACGTAATTCACATCCACCAGAGGAAGAGTTTCGTTATGACTCTTCAGTGTCGGTTGATGTTGGGGGGGGACGACAAACGCCAAGCCTTCAATTCCCTCGAACAAAAGAAGTGTTAGTCAATGGCCTTCCTGTGAGGGTGAAGTATTGTGATACTTGCATGTTATATCGACCGCCTCGTTGCTCCCATTGCTCCATTTGCAACAATTGTGTGGAGCGTTTTGACCACCATTGCCCTTGGGTGGGCCAATGCATTGGATTGGTATGTTGTTTACCATGGAATTGTTATGACATATGTACTTTACCTGTTACTGTTTCTGGGTTCCTTTTGTCTTGCCATTAATATTATGTCTGACCTGTGTCTATGTGCAGCGCAACTATCGTTACTTCTTTATGTTTGTTTCTTCAGCAACTCTTCTTTGCATCTACGTCTTTGCCATGTCAGCTCTGTACATCAAAATTCTGATGGTTGATGATCAGGGCACAGTTTGGAGAGCAATGAAAGAATCTCCTGCATCTGTGATACTAATGGCCTATTGTTTCATCTCTCTGTGGTTTGTTGGGGGACTAACTGGCTTCCATTTGTACCTTATAGGCACAAACCAGGTCAGTTCTCTTTTTGTAAATTTgtggttatttattttttactgacTTCTCTTTTTGTATATTTGTGCTCCTAGCTTGATGTTTTACTGTCAATTCCAGTTTTATATTAGGATTGGCTTAATATGAATGGGATAGCCACTGCCATGTGGTCTGATTCTGGATTGGCTTAACAGGATGGGTTACGTGACACTTTTATTGTGTCTCATCTTCTCTTTGTTGATGATACTCTGATTCTTTGTGATGCTGATCTTGTTCAACTTTTGATTGTTTGCTTGGTGCTTCTCTAGTTTGAGACAGTGTTGGGATTGAAAATAAGCTTGGACAAGTCTGAATTGGTGCTTGTGGGAGAGATTCCTAATATTGAGTTGGCTTAATCGGATGGGTTATGTGACACAATGaccaaaaaaattggaaaaaaagagaggaaaccATCAAACTCTCTCAAATTTGCAATTTAGATTGACCATTGATCAAGTTCTTTTTTCAGTCTTCAGTCCCAAATCTCACTTTCCCTACTCCCTCCCCAATTGACAGTACAGAACTCGAGCCATGTAGATTGGCGTTTAGATTGTCTGTCCAGCACTCTGTCTATTCAGATTGGCATTGCTCAAAGCTCGTTGGCACTCTCACTCTCAGTCCAGTGTGATGACGTTACTTGGCAGTCGCTTCAGTCTTTGTTccttattaatttttactttctcttttttagtattttatgtGAATGGGTAGTggtcctctttctttttttctttttttttggtgattagtaataatttattatcGGGAGAAAAGACTACCTCATTTACATGATAATGCACTTGAAGCCTTAATTACTTAGTGGGAGTCATAATGACAAAAGTGTAGCAAATCTTTTGATAATTAGATAGTTACAACAGGGGAGGAGGGGAATTTAAACCCTAGATTTCTCCGTGAGAAACACCAAGAGGTGCTaactagttgagctacaaggttCTTGGCACAAAAATATAGCAAatctataatttcaaattacGAGTTAGATTTTTGTtactatataaagaaaatggaATTATTATGGGTAAAGCCTTACacaagaccaatcaaacaaagatcTAAAAAATAACGTTAGCAATTGTGTCCCTGAAATTTCTGTCTTCATTCTTTTGATTGTagcaatttatttgttttttttaagggtttaaTTACACATTTAGTTCTTAACCTTTGCCCAATGTTTCATAATGGTCCTCATCCTTTGAAGCGTTTTAAGTTTTGTCAAAAGGTCCTATCATTAATTCTTACTTTGGTTATATATCTATATTAGATTCCATGTCTCTGCCATGTCATTTCTTAGTTTTTCAAGGATAACCATGTCACTGTGTTATGTGTAGTATAAGGTTCATGTATTTATTCATGCTTCTTTGTATGTAGGCCATGGTACAGGAAAAGCTCATAGGGTTTTACAGCGTTTAAGCTTTTTGACCATTATTATTCCCCTGAAAATGAAAGATCGCCAGCGTTGTTTACCATGTGAATTTCTTTCCTTATCAGCTAGATTAATACAACTTGTCTTTTTTCAGACGACCTATGAAAATTTCCGGTACAGAGCTGACAATAGGATCAATGCTTATGACGGGGGTTGTTTGGATAATTTTCGTGAGGTATTTTGTACAAAGGTGAAGCCCTCAAAGAACAACTTCCGGGCTTTTGTTCAAGAAGAGGCACAAAGGCCTCCCCCTTCGCCTGCCCCTCGGGAAGGAGTATCAGCAGATGATTTAGGTGCTGATCCACGTCCGAAGGTAGAAGATGATCTAGAGATTGGTGAAGACCTATTGAAGATCTCTCAGCGTCGTAATATTGATGAAATTGATGAGGACATACGCAGCAGAGGTAGCAATGGACCTCCCCATAATACCTCAGATGCTGATTCTGTTTTGGGTTCGGATCATCGAGCCCCCACCATTCGAGCTGATGCTCGCCACTCAAGTTGGGGAAGAAGGAGTGGGAGCTGGGAAATTGCACCAGATGTCTTTGCCAACTCCAATGTCACTGAAAGCAGAAGTTATGTCACTCCAAAGGAAGCACGTCAGTGATAGggaaatttgtttatttgttcttaGCGTGATGGGTGATTACTTTGATGATGTTCTTTCCCTTGTCTGGGAGGACGGTGACGTTGATGCAATTATGCCAAGGGGAGTTCAATTTACTCATCCTACAGGTATAAAACTTATATTACTTCCTTTTAATGAGATGCTAGCTAtagctcttctatttttttagaaagcaTAGAAATGTGTGTAATTGTTTGAGAGATCAAGAGATTAGTGTCTTTTGCCAATTTCCcgttttattcttttgttatatattgttattatataCTGCTACTTTGGATCCAATTGCTAGTGCTGGCTTTATTCTTTGTGTAAATTAACCCGCTGCCTTCAGAGCTATACTCCCAATTTAGctgttcaatatatatatatatatatataagccgGCCATTCTtgaattttcattgaaaaatttaACGGTGGGGGATTCATGATTTTTTACGGAGAAGTGATATCTACGCCCGTATGGTCCTAGTATTAACGGGCcacataaaaattgttcacaaacTCGCACACGCATGGGTGGAGTGGAGCGAAGGGGGTTTTTGAAAGATTTACTATGAAGTTAATTTTTTCAGTTCTTTTAATGGAATTTTCTAAACGTTCTAGTCAGTCACTTGAATTTTCTTGTGCTATGTGCTCGGAATATTTAACAAACAATATGATTTTGTTTGTATAAAAAGTGATGTGATGGAATATTCACAGTGAAGATCGAGTTGTGTTTAAATGGTGACCTTCGAACACCGTATTACACTGAAGCTCCCTGAGCTAGAAGTCTAGAACGCTTAGGGCATAATCAACGTGGAAAATGTccccatcaaaaaaaataaaaataaaaataaaaaacgtcAACTAATGGTTATTGTGAGATTTTGCTACTAATAGGCATTTTTATAAGTCTTGGGACTCTTAtgctcattattattattattattattagtgaaaaatatttcctaaaaaatactAGGCCATAATTAAGGTACATAATGTAATTTTAAGCAATGCAACattattaaacaaataaattaaaaattttaaaatctcataGTTAAACTATATGTTCTTTATGTTGTTAACAAACATTTCAAATTTCATGTGaatcgaatattatttaataaatatctAGAAAATCATCTTTTAGGCATAATAAATGGATGTGTCACACGATGCCCAAATACATCATAAGTTCATATGAAAATATACATTTACGTTAAAAGTTCATATGaatatattttgtgaaaatttatctttatagTTCATGTATAATACTCATTAGGTAATATTATACTTGAAAATTGGTTATATtatatgttattaaaaaaaatggagaaatttCACTTTAACTTCTTAAACTATATCTCATTTTACACGTATTCTTCCTAAACTACGAGAAGGCACACTTACCCTTTAATCTATACTCTCTTTTACACTTACCTACCTAAATTATGAGAATGCACGCTTTTAACCCCTTAATCTATGCTCTTTTTACACTTACTTccataaattaagaaaatacaCACCTACTTTCCTAAACTACTAGCTATGGGATGATGTTCAACGTATTACACGAATGATAGTTTAGGAGGAGAGTGCGCACTCTTATGGTTTAGAGGATAAATGTAAAATGTGGTATAATCTAGCGGATAAAGTATAGTTTAGGATAATAAGTGTAAAAGAGGGTATAGTTTTGGTTAAACTTACTCTGTATGTTTTGACGTTaacttattttgaaaaataagacatttttcaaaatgttttttttaaatattatctcATTATACTATGTTTGGTAGCGATTCTAAAAATGAGTTGGAAAACTATTTCTTAACTTTCTTTATTTAGCTTAGTAtgagataaaattattttctaaaaaatcttAGAGgaaaataatctctaaaaacCATACCCATTTTTTTGATACtaccaaacataagaaaatgtgaaaaattatattctcataaggtttttcattgaaataaaCATAGTACTCTAGTTTCAAGTAGAGTTTTAGTTAAACTCTAATATAAAAggtgaaattattataaaaataagattAGTTCAAAAATTAGTTAGGTTATAAGAGAAGGAGAATTATTGACAATAAATGTGGTGTATTACGATTGAAATtgtcacacttaaaaaaaaaaagatggagttaaaaaagaaaaaaagttcatacgaataaaatgcaaaaatcaaaaaagtaaagaaagaaaagttggTATTAACAATTAAGCTTTTGTGTCTATCCAAAGAATTGATAAAGCagtagaaaggaagaagaagaagaagaagaagaagaagaatataagaacaattaatctattgtttttatctaaaaaattactgCAATTTGGTGCAACCACTTGTCAATTAAATATGGTACCTATTTGGGCAAGCATGACTTttaaacccaacttttattatatagtatatgatatttcTAGGATCACTCAAATTCTGACAAATATCAACACCTTCCTTGTGGTATAATGTGGTTATAAGAATAGAAACAATGAAGTGATAGACATAACAAAACTTCACAAAATTCTCAAATCAGCCTACCATCCAAGGTCGGTTCAACTATGTAGAGTCATAGACAACTTAGAAAATCGTTGAACCTCTATTAGTTAATAtaatattgatttatttatattaatttttaaattaaggtTGTTTCACCCATTTTTTTAAAGCCAAAGAAAGCACTTAATTGTTAATAAACACACTTAcatcttatcattttttttaatacaagatataatttctactctagcctaatcgaattgtatatgtgtgtgaagcttcctcctGGAGACTTAAGCCCCGACCCTTACTCTCCAcactccacaccccacaagcatttatacttgtagagtaactACCGCATCAAGGGAGAGTGGTGGTACATCTTTTCATTTTAAGTAGTGCCAAGGGTACTTCAATTTTAATAGCTTATAAATTTATACATCACAAATCATAATTGGTAagttaaatattcatttataacGTGGTTGAAGTATaccaatcacatttattatcacataaatttattaatcataTCTAATAAAACATATAGTATCTTTAACATTATCCTATATTCTTTTTCAccttttattctttattttttttcccaccgGTTTACAACTGCTTCTATGAACCTATTAATTAGGCATCACATCATTTTTAAATAGAacttatcccataaaaaaatcaGCCCACACGATTTCCTTGTTACTTTGttgtactttttttaataatttaattattttttgacttTTCCGGATTCCCATTTGTACCTAATTAATACAAAGTAATtattctaaattaattttacgcaaatatttagatttgattaaaatatatattatttaagaaaaaataggaTAAATATATGCTTTCATAAGTTAtcctatttttcttaaataatatatattttaatcaaattcaaatatttacaggaaattaatttagaataattactttgtattaatatttatttattaacttaTGTGATAAATAAATCTTGATCGTGTCGTTTAGTAAAGTGGCAATATTgtttttgaccaaaaaaaaaaaaagtttctattgATATATgctttaagttttattttagttaaattataaatttctatTACAAATCATGTTTCATTTGTTCAAAAGTATTTATATCATAAATCGTGTTAGGTGAACTTGAACATAGAAACTTCAATATTGCATCTCAAAAGACAAggaaattagatttaaataaaaagttacattaaaaattaaatataaaagggCACAATTTAAAGATTTCGC
This genomic stretch from Castanea sativa cultivar Marrone di Chiusa Pesio chromosome 1, ASM4071231v1 harbors:
- the LOC142612825 gene encoding protein S-acyltransferase 8-like, whose translation is MAKRVYEAWKGSNKFILGGRLIFGPDARSLLVTLLLIIVPIVIFCVFVARHLRHEFLNNNVGYAILVVAIVFTIFVLVLLFLTSARDPGIIPRNSHPPEEEFRYDSSVSVDVGGGRQTPSLQFPRTKEVLVNGLPVRVKYCDTCMLYRPPRCSHCSICNNCVERFDHHCPWVGQCIGLRNYRYFFMFVSSATLLCIYVFAMSALYIKILMVDDQGTVWRAMKESPASVILMAYCFISLWFVGGLTGFHLYLIGTNQTTYENFRYRADNRINAYDGGCLDNFREVFCTKVKPSKNNFRAFVQEEAQRPPPSPAPREGVSADDLGADPRPKVEDDLEIGEDLLKISQRRNIDEIDEDIRSRGSNGPPHNTSDADSVLGSDHRAPTIRADARHSSWGRRSGSWEIAPDVFANSNVTESRSYVTPKEARQ